The genomic interval GAGTGATGGATTAGGACCTTAACGTTCGCGCTGCCAGGCCGGCCCGCGGGTCAGCTCGTGCGTTGGCGGGAGCGGCGGACCGGTTGGGCTGTGGTGGGGGTGGAGAGGGGGCCGTCGACGAGGGTGGTGACTGCGTCGATGAAGGTTTTGCGTTGGGGTGCGGCGAGGGCTTCGAGGGCGTCGGCGTGGACCTGGTCGACGATTTTCTGGCCCTCGGCGGCGATCTTGGCGCCGGCGTCGGTGACGGCGATGATGCGGGCGCGGCGGTCGGTCGTGGAGGGTTTGCGTTCGGCGTATCCGGCCTTCTCCAGGGCGTCGACGGTGACGACCATGGTGGTCTTGTCGAGGTACGCGAGCTCGGCGAGCTGGATCTGGGTGCGTTCGGCTTCGAGCGCGTGCCGCAGGACGCACTGCATCCGCAGCGTGAGGCCGATCTCCGCGAGCGCCGCGGACAGCTGGGTCTCCAGGACATGGCCGGCGTGGGTGAGATAGCCGGTCAGGTCGGGCACGGTACGTTCCGGAGGTTGCGCCATACCTTCGAGAGTAGCGCGGAATCGTCTGCCCGCAGATGATCCCGAGTTAGATCATTCTCCGCGGGCGCCGTCGATCAGCTCGCGGACCACGTCGAGGTGGCCGAGGTGCCGCGCCGACTCCTGGAGTACGTCGAGCAGCAGCCGCTCGACCCGCACCGGTCCGTGATACCCCTGCACGAACCCGCTCCAGTCCACCGAACGCAGCGTTTCCTGCGACCGCTCCCACTCCGCGTCGTACGCCGAGACGACCGACGCGATCGTCTCGTCCGGCCCGATCCGGAACTCGTAGTCGTGGTCGTCGGACCGCCACAGCGACGGCAGGTCCTGGCCGCCGATCGTCCGCTGGATGTGCTGTCGCTGCACCGCGGTCAGGTGTTTGATCAGCCCCAACGGATTCATCACCGGCGAGGTGGCGAGCGGCGTCGCCCGCGCTTGCGTCTCGTCCAGCCCGTCCAGTTTGTTCACCGCGGTGGTGTGGACGAACTCGAAATACCCGATCACCGACTGCGTCAGGGTCAGGTCGGCATCCGGCCACGGCCGGTCTCTCTGCACCATGCGCCGCACCCTCTCACCCCGGACCGACAATCGCGGAAATGCGACGGCTGGCTCGGCGACCACCGCGGTGTCGCAAAACCGCGAGCTTGAGGTTATTGCGACTAGTTCGCTCGTCACTATGACTCTTCTGGAAACCCGTACGCTGACTGTCCGGTGGTTCGGAGTCGCCGCGGTGACGTTGGGGATCTTCGCGATCGTCACCACGGAGATCCTTCCCATCGGCCTCCTCACCCCGATCGGCGCGGACTTCGCGCTCACGCCAGGCCGCACCGGGTGGTTGATGACCATGCCCGGTCTGGTCGCAGGGGTCGCCGCACCGGTCGTCACTGTCATGACAGGTCGGCTGGATCGCCGGCTCATGCTCTGCGTGCTCATGGTGCTGCTGGCCGCGGCTGGCTTCGTCGCAGCGACCGCGCCGGTCTTCTGGCTCGAGCTGCTCGCCAGATTCCTCGTCGGACTCACCGTCGGCGGCTTCTGGTCGATCGGTGCAGGTCTGGCGGGGAGGCTGGTTCCGGAGCGCTGGGCACCGCGAGCGACGGCCGTCATCTTCTCCGCCGTCCCGCTCGGCTCAGTACTCGGCGTACCAGTAGGCACGTTTGTCGGTCAGCTCGCGGGCTGGCGTACGTCGTTCGCAGCGCTCGGAGTACTCGCGCTGGTGGCGTTGGTCGCGCTACGGACCACCGTGCCTCCGCTACCGCCACTGCAAGTCACCCGAGCCGCCGTACTCCGCGCGGCACTCCGTGGCAGCCGGAATGCCCTCATCGTCACCTGCCTGATCGTGACGGCACAGTTCGCGACCTTCACGTACGTGACGCCGTTCCTGCGAGACGTCGTACGCCCGGAACTCATTGGACTGTTCCTGCTCATCTACGGAGCCGCCGGCCTGATCGGCAACCTCATCGCGGGTACGGCGGCCGCGCGCAACCTGACCGCCACGTTCGCCACCTGCGCCGGGTTGATCGCGGCTGCGACGCTCCTGCTGCCGCTCGCGGGTCACACCGCCGCTGGAGCCCTTGCGCTGCTCGTGGTCTGGGGGCTCGGGTACGGCGGCATCCCCGTCTGCTCGATGAGCATGTTCGCCCAGGCGGCGCCACAGTCGCGCGAGGCGGCGACGGTGTGGTTCACGTCGTCGTACCAGGCGGTGTTGTCGATCGGTGCGTTGCTGGGCGGGCTGGTGGTGGACGCGTGGTCCGTGCCGGCGGCGATGGTGGCCGGCGGTGCGTGTGCGGCGCTGGCGGTCGCAGTACTGCTGTGGTCCAGAACACACGAGGTCACGGGGACGTAGCATCGCGGGCATGGCGCGGACCGAGACCGATCGATGCCCTGGCGTGCTGGCAGTGCACCAGGCGGCAGACGGCGGTCTGGCTCGGGTGCGGGTGCCGGGTGGGCGGCTGACGGCCCAGCAGCTCGAGGTACTGCGTGTTGCTGCCGCCGACCTGGGCGACGGCCGGCTGGAGCTGACGTCCCGCGGGAACGTGCAGATCCGGGCGCTGGACGCTGACGGCCCGCGAGAGCTGTCGGACCGGTTGTTTGTCGCTGGTCTGCTGCCGTCGATCGCGCACGAGCGGGTCCGCAACATTCTGGCGTCGCCGCTGTCCGGTCTGGACGAAGAGTCGCGGTACGACGTGCTTCCGGTGGTTACTGCATTGGACCGCGGGCTGTGCGCCAATCCGGGGCTCGCGGAGCTGCCTGGGCGGTTCCTGTTCGCGCTGGACGACGGGCGGGGCGATCTGGCGGACGTGCAGGCAGATGTTGCCGTGCGAGCGCTGGACGACCGGGCTGCTGTGCTGAGCCTCGGCAGCCGACACGTGCGGGTCGGGTGGGCCGACGTGCCGGACCTGATGCTGGCCGCCGCGGAGGCGTTCCTGGCGGTGTGTGATCAGGAATGGCGGATCGCCGAGGTCGAGGACGGCGAGCAGCAGATCCTCAAGGGCCTCGGGCTACAGGCGGACGAGATGGCGGACAGCCGGGCGACGAAGGTGACGGCTGGGGTGCATGGTTCAGCGCTGGTGGTGACTGTGCCGCTGGGGAGTCTGACGCAGGAGCAGGCTGCTGTGCTGGTGGGGGTTGCCGATGAGGTTCGAGTCACGCCGTGGCGGTCTGTGGTGGTGCCCGCAGGCGTAACCGGGCTGGAGGACGTCGGGTTGGTCACGACGCCGGAGTCGGTCTGGGACGGCGTGACCGCCTGCGCGGGCCGGCCGGGGTGCGCCAAGGCACTTGCTGACGTTCGCGCGGATGCGACCCGGTCGATGCCCACGTTCGCGCGGGACGGGCGGCGGGTGCATTGGTCGGGATGTGAGCGGCGATGTGGGAAGCCGGCCGACGGGTTCGTGGATGTGGTTGCGGTGAGCAACGGTTATCTGGTGGACGGGGTACGGGTGTGAGCTACGAGTACGTGCGCGACGGCGCGGAGATCTACCGGCGGTCGTTCGCGACGATCCGGGCCGAGGCGGCGCTGGACGGGTTGCCCGCCGA from Kribbella sp. NBC_00709 carries:
- a CDS encoding MarR family winged helix-turn-helix transcriptional regulator, giving the protein MAQPPERTVPDLTGYLTHAGHVLETQLSAALAEIGLTLRMQCVLRHALEAERTQIQLAELAYLDKTTMVVTVDALEKAGYAERKPSTTDRRARIIAVTDAGAKIAAEGQKIVDQVHADALEALAAPQRKTFIDAVTTLVDGPLSTPTTAQPVRRSRQRTS
- a CDS encoding mycothiol transferase, whose translation is MVQRDRPWPDADLTLTQSVIGYFEFVHTTAVNKLDGLDETQARATPLATSPVMNPLGLIKHLTAVQRQHIQRTIGGQDLPSLWRSDDHDYEFRIGPDETIASVVSAYDAEWERSQETLRSVDWSGFVQGYHGPVRVERLLLDVLQESARHLGHLDVVRELIDGARGE
- a CDS encoding MFS transporter; amino-acid sequence: MTLLETRTLTVRWFGVAAVTLGIFAIVTTEILPIGLLTPIGADFALTPGRTGWLMTMPGLVAGVAAPVVTVMTGRLDRRLMLCVLMVLLAAAGFVAATAPVFWLELLARFLVGLTVGGFWSIGAGLAGRLVPERWAPRATAVIFSAVPLGSVLGVPVGTFVGQLAGWRTSFAALGVLALVALVALRTTVPPLPPLQVTRAAVLRAALRGSRNALIVTCLIVTAQFATFTYVTPFLRDVVRPELIGLFLLIYGAAGLIGNLIAGTAAARNLTATFATCAGLIAAATLLLPLAGHTAAGALALLVVWGLGYGGIPVCSMSMFAQAAPQSREAATVWFTSSYQAVLSIGALLGGLVVDAWSVPAAMVAGGACAALAVAVLLWSRTHEVTGT
- a CDS encoding precorrin-3B synthase, with translation MARTETDRCPGVLAVHQAADGGLARVRVPGGRLTAQQLEVLRVAAADLGDGRLELTSRGNVQIRALDADGPRELSDRLFVAGLLPSIAHERVRNILASPLSGLDEESRYDVLPVVTALDRGLCANPGLAELPGRFLFALDDGRGDLADVQADVAVRALDDRAAVLSLGSRHVRVGWADVPDLMLAAAEAFLAVCDQEWRIAEVEDGEQQILKGLGLQADEMADSRATKVTAGVHGSALVVTVPLGSLTQEQAAVLVGVADEVRVTPWRSVVVPAGVTGLEDVGLVTTPESVWDGVTACAGRPGCAKALADVRADATRSMPTFARDGRRVHWSGCERRCGKPADGFVDVVAVSNGYLVDGVRV